The following coding sequences are from one Tachysurus vachellii isolate PV-2020 chromosome 7, HZAU_Pvac_v1, whole genome shotgun sequence window:
- the parp2 gene encoding poly [ADP-ribose] polymerase 2, whose translation MRRTRSSRNKAEVKEELEAVCVDEGGGSSGLRIEEEEEEKPVTKKRRGRMKKCEPTEELDSKEVLKTMVMKGKAPVDVECKAKLGKAHVYSEGNDVYDVMLNQTNLQFNNNKYYLIQLLQDDQAKIYSVWMRWGRVGKVGQNTLVPCGADLAKAKDVFMKKFFDKTKNEWTQRANFEKVAGKYDMVFVDYSPKDNEENMAVTSPPSMMKPSQLDVKLQSLMEMICDIKAMEECVLEMKFDTKKAPLGKLTVEQIRAGYSSLKRIEQCLRKKSSNKQLLEACNEFYTRIPHDFGLRPPPIIRSDEELMEKTALLEALSDIEIAVRMVQSGSVSDENPLDKNYRSLKCLLQPLESHTPEYQVIVRYLQSTHAATHNDYTMTVLDIFRVERDGEKDNFLSDLHNRMLLWHGSRLSNWVGILNQGLRVAPPEAPVTGYMFGKGIYFADMSSKSANYCFCSGKNNVGLLLLSEVALGNCNELLDANYDADKLPSGKHSNKGLGQTAPDSKNFTTLDGVTVPLGPAVKTSVGRSGGYTLLYNEYVVYNPAQIRMKYLLRIQFNYSAPW comes from the exons ATGAGACGAACACGGAGCAGCAGGAATAAAGCTGAGGTGAAGGAAGAGCTGGAGGCAG tgtgtgtagatgaaggTGGAGGGTCAAGTGGTCTCAGGattgaggaggaagaggaggagaagccTGTTACTAAAAAGAGGCGAGGAAGAATGAAGAAATGTGAACCTACTGAGGAGCTGGACAGTAAAG aagtGCTGAAGACGATGGTGATGAAGGGGAAAGCTCCAGTCGATGTAGAGTGTAAAGCCAAACTAGGGAAG GCTCACGTCTACAGTGAAGGGAACGATGTCTATGATGTCATGCTAAACCAG ACCAACCTTCAGTTTAACAATAATAAGTACTACCTGATCCAGTTGCTGCAGGATGACCAGGCCAAGATCTACAGCGTGTGGATGAGGTGGGGGAGGG TGGGAAAAGTCGGACAGAACACTTTGGTGCCGTGTGGTGCAGATCTCGCTAAAGCCAAAGACGTCTTTATGAAAAA GTTCTTTGATAAGACTAAAAACGAATGGACACAACGAGCAAACTTTGAGAAAGTTGCTGGAAAGTATGACATGGTGTTCGTGGACTACAGCCCGAAGGACAAC GAGGAGAACATGGCCGTGACGTCCCCTCCCTCTATGATGAAGCCATCACAGCTGGACGTCAAACTTCAGTCTCTCATGGAGATGATTTGTGACATTAAAGCCATGGAGGAGTGTGTGCTTGAGATGAAGTTCGACACGAAAAAAGCTcctcttg ggaaGCTGACAGTGGAGCAGATCAGAGCAGGATACTCCTCTCTGAAGAGAATCGAACAGTGTCTGAGGAAGAAAAGCAGCAATAAACAACTTCTGGAGGCCTGCAATGAGTTTTACACTCGCATTCCACACGACTTTGG TTTGCGACCTCCTCCAATTATCCGGAGTGATGAGGAGCTGATGGAAAAAACTGCTTTGCTGGAG gcactGAGTGATATAGAGATAGCAGTGAGGATGGTACAGTCTGGATCTGTGAGTGATGAAAATCCTTTGGATAAAAACTACAGGTCTCTGAAATGTCTTCTCCAACCTCTtgagtcacacacacctgagtatcag GTAATTGTGAGATATCTGCAGTCAACTCATGCAGCCACTCATAATGATTACACCATGACTGTGCTGGACATCTTCAGAGTAGAGCGTGATGGAGAGAAAGACAACTTTCTGTCTGACCTTCACAACAG gaTGTTACTGTGGCATGGTTCTCGTCTATCTAACTGGGTCGGAATTCTCAATCAGGGTCTCCGAGTCGCTCCACCTGAAGCTCCAGTCACCGGCTACATG TTCGGTAAAGGGATTTATTTTGCTGACATGTCATCTAAGAGCGCTAACTACTGTTTCTGCAGTGGGAAGAACAACGTGGGATTACTCTTACTGAGCGAG GTCGCTCTTGGAAACTGTAACGAGCTTCTGGATGCAAATTATGATGCTGACAAACTGCCTTCAGGGAAACACAGTAATAAAGGCCTGGGCCAGACCGCCCCTGACTCCAAAAATTTCACCACACT